A genomic stretch from Halorubrum sp. BV1 includes:
- a CDS encoding flagellin gives MGVSVSASTAIIVAGLFFAFTTFYPVAANGLDRVTDAQHGMHERALQQQNTEFAVTNATFDTGTNTLTVTATNDGAVGLVAGDATLVVGNEYVDVGGSAADTTVDGDADTELWLGGEELVIDVSGSDLSTSIVGGETRVVLVVESGVRDAATVTEVS, from the coding sequence ATGGGCGTTAGCGTCTCCGCCTCGACGGCCATCATCGTCGCGGGGCTGTTCTTCGCGTTCACGACGTTTTACCCCGTGGCCGCGAACGGCCTCGACCGCGTCACCGACGCCCAACACGGGATGCACGAGCGCGCCTTACAACAGCAGAACACCGAGTTCGCGGTGACGAACGCGACGTTCGATACCGGCACCAACACGCTCACCGTGACCGCCACCAACGACGGCGCGGTCGGCCTCGTCGCCGGCGACGCGACGCTCGTCGTCGGGAACGAGTACGTCGACGTTGGCGGATCGGCTGCGGACACGACCGTCGACGGCGACGCGGATACCGAACTCTGGCTCGGCGGTGAGGAACTGGTCATCGACGTCTCCGGGAGCGACCTCTCGACCAGTATCGTCGGCGGGGAAACGCGCGTCGTGCTCGTGGTCGAATCCGGCGTCCGCGACGCCGCCACCGTGACGGAGGTGAGCTAG
- a CDS encoding FlaD/FlaE family flagellar protein, producing the protein MGLELPVWGAPTAAWIVATLGLVGASVLDRFLDDDDGSDDDSGGMGGDDDPFGGGGMGGGGGMGGGGGGGDMGGGDGFDDFDGMDEWDDGFDDGGGGGGGSNTDELEKRLDDLENEVASLSSTVSTVRSENEEISAAVDDIEEDVRNLLDIYEMVTRGINPFVDDSSGFDSVSGGGEGSFGLFDEDEEDGEDDDLDEDVASADADGFFDDDLLDDEFDEEGDEDEDEDDAFGEIEADEQTDDGDTATASETATADDGDDMNDDGKSFSELKEEYDAGEADWADEGDDGPGDETDPFDEPGESADDEVDPFDEPEDDALDDASDGFDEPEDDFEVGDGFDEEASDADPFADEAVEPEPDPDPEPEPEPAPEPSSHAEPEPDRSRGPRPGGDPAEASGDGFEYVGTDDLSGGRGKPYLTELPGDYVGDLLVMEWLEFLVSESDVTDAVRAINYYERIEWVGPEAAARLRDFLSGFGTIDRNVVDRPGTDRLVREHHTRSLRYVTQLNGTSGHLMLLDRWDDLAGGSLVGGRAPSINGQGGRRRPRDRPDGRESDRRGGRRRDEASRREKNGRRANGHDPDADARADRSDRRDGEHREDRADRPTGSDRNGGSPRPMNDPNPHSDRADPADGGWGDGR; encoded by the coding sequence ATGGGCCTCGAACTACCGGTGTGGGGAGCTCCGACGGCTGCATGGATAGTCGCCACGCTGGGGCTCGTCGGTGCGAGCGTCCTCGATCGGTTCCTCGACGACGATGACGGATCCGACGACGATTCGGGAGGCATGGGCGGCGACGACGACCCCTTCGGCGGTGGAGGGATGGGTGGCGGTGGCGGGATGGGTGGCGGTGGCGGTGGCGGCGACATGGGCGGCGGTGACGGCTTCGACGATTTCGACGGCATGGACGAGTGGGACGACGGCTTCGACGACGGGGGCGGTGGGGGCGGCGGGTCCAACACCGACGAGCTGGAAAAACGGCTCGATGACCTCGAAAACGAGGTCGCCTCGCTGTCGTCGACGGTCTCGACGGTCAGGTCGGAGAACGAGGAGATATCCGCTGCGGTCGACGACATCGAAGAAGACGTTCGGAACCTGCTGGACATCTACGAGATGGTCACCCGCGGCATCAACCCGTTCGTCGACGATTCGAGCGGGTTCGACAGCGTCAGCGGCGGCGGCGAGGGATCCTTCGGCCTCTTCGATGAAGATGAGGAGGACGGCGAGGACGACGACCTCGACGAGGACGTCGCGAGCGCGGACGCGGACGGGTTCTTCGACGATGACCTCCTCGACGACGAGTTCGATGAAGAGGGAGACGAGGACGAAGACGAGGACGACGCGTTCGGGGAAATAGAGGCGGACGAACAGACGGACGACGGCGATACCGCCACCGCGTCCGAGACTGCGACGGCGGACGACGGAGACGACATGAACGACGATGGAAAGAGCTTCAGCGAGCTGAAAGAGGAGTACGACGCCGGGGAGGCCGACTGGGCTGACGAGGGAGACGACGGCCCCGGCGACGAAACGGACCCGTTCGACGAGCCGGGCGAGAGCGCGGACGACGAGGTCGATCCGTTCGACGAGCCGGAAGACGACGCGCTCGACGACGCCAGCGACGGTTTCGACGAGCCGGAAGACGACTTCGAGGTCGGAGACGGATTCGACGAAGAGGCGTCCGACGCGGACCCCTTCGCCGACGAGGCCGTCGAGCCGGAGCCAGACCCGGATCCAGAGCCGGAACCCGAGCCCGCGCCCGAGCCGAGCAGTCACGCAGAGCCCGAGCCCGACCGTTCGCGCGGCCCCCGCCCCGGCGGGGATCCGGCAGAGGCGAGCGGGGACGGCTTCGAGTACGTCGGCACGGACGACCTCTCCGGCGGGCGCGGAAAGCCGTACCTCACGGAGCTGCCCGGCGATTACGTCGGCGATCTCCTCGTGATGGAGTGGCTGGAGTTCCTGGTCTCCGAGAGCGACGTCACCGACGCGGTTCGCGCCATAAACTACTACGAGCGGATCGAGTGGGTCGGACCGGAGGCGGCCGCGCGGCTCCGCGACTTCCTCTCCGGGTTCGGGACGATCGACCGAAACGTCGTCGACCGCCCCGGCACGGACCGACTGGTCCGCGAACACCACACGCGGAGTCTCCGGTACGTGACCCAACTTAACGGGACGAGCGGCCACCTGATGCTTTTGGACCGGTGGGACGACCTCGCCGGGGGGTCGCTCGTGGGAGGACGCGCACCGTCGATAAACGGACAGGGCGGACGGCGACGGCCCCGGGACCGGCCCGACGGTCGCGAGAGCGACCGGCGCGGCGGCCGCCGACGCGATGAGGCCAGCCGACGCGAGAAAAACGGCCGGCGTGCAAACGGACACGATCCGGATGCCGACGCGCGGGCCGACCGATCTGACCGTCGAGACGGCGAGCACCGCGAGGACCGCGCCGACCGACCGACCGGGAGCGACCGGAACGGAGGGTCACCGAGACCGATGAACGACCCGAACCCGCATTCCGACCGGGCCGATCCGGCCGACGGAGGGTGGGGAGATGGGCGTTAG
- a CDS encoding chemotaxis protein CheD encodes MSHSSPSRGRQASEGDETGVDPGRIKVGVGELAVATNGETLTTSGLGSCVAVGLVDRDAGVHGLLHAMLPSEDDARSATARPAKYVDAGIATLIEQLRRSGASAARLEARIAGGAEMLDLTDAVGPRNVERAEESLAAADVPIVASDVGDGVGRTVQLRADGGLVVRAADGFERTL; translated from the coding sequence GTGAGCCACTCGTCGCCGTCTCGCGGCCGGCAGGCCTCTGAGGGCGACGAGACCGGCGTCGACCCCGGGCGGATCAAAGTCGGTGTCGGCGAGTTGGCGGTGGCGACGAACGGCGAAACGCTCACGACGAGCGGGCTCGGATCGTGCGTCGCCGTCGGGCTCGTCGACCGGGACGCCGGGGTGCACGGGCTGTTACACGCGATGTTGCCGAGCGAAGACGACGCCCGCTCTGCGACCGCCCGGCCGGCGAAGTACGTCGACGCGGGTATCGCGACGCTGATCGAGCAGCTCCGTCGGTCGGGAGCGTCCGCCGCCCGGCTCGAAGCGCGCATCGCCGGGGGCGCAGAGATGTTAGACCTCACCGACGCAGTGGGGCCGCGGAACGTCGAACGAGCCGAGGAGTCGCTCGCGGCGGCCGACGTGCCGATCGTCGCGAGCGACGTTGGCGACGGTGTCGGGCGGACGGTACAGCTCCGGGCCGACGGCGGACTCGTGGTCCGGGCGGCCGACGGATTCGAACGGACGCTTTGA
- a CDS encoding chemotaxis protein CheC, giving the protein MRVDVRALGACNRLSEQGAKQAADALSELTGTDLAVEVTGASVASGEDLAEAFAGRESIGVSVGLRGGLEGEAVLAFDAANVDALLSLLPGGQSMGHSAVSEVGNIALGGFLDGWANYLGTAIDMTPPRYFEADGAAVLPDGALAGDGVFLFESRLDATTTDLDFSIYMLPDSGQFRDLIVGKAAPAAAPGAEAAGGSDDVSGPEVPYESLSTFASLAKRGSANAADNIAMMTGLETTVDVSRLRFVPLADVPAEVGVEPHAGTVFELQGKPSGYLAILFEESSAATIAEAMLPMEPDEPLGDMAENALCELGNVMTSGFIDGWANVLGTSIAHSPPEFVHDIGSSTISPLVAKLSQRQDYGFVIDAAIRTEGVEARCDVYALPDERELADALAQLSEP; this is encoded by the coding sequence ATGCGCGTCGACGTCCGGGCGCTCGGTGCCTGTAACCGTCTCTCGGAGCAGGGAGCGAAACAGGCCGCCGACGCGCTCTCCGAACTGACCGGAACCGACCTCGCGGTCGAGGTCACCGGCGCGAGCGTCGCCAGCGGCGAGGACCTCGCCGAGGCGTTCGCGGGCCGCGAGTCCATCGGCGTGAGCGTCGGGCTCCGGGGCGGATTAGAGGGCGAGGCGGTGCTCGCGTTCGACGCCGCCAACGTCGACGCCCTCCTGTCGCTTCTGCCCGGCGGCCAGTCGATGGGCCACAGCGCCGTGAGCGAGGTCGGCAACATCGCGCTCGGCGGCTTCCTCGACGGATGGGCCAACTACCTCGGCACGGCGATCGATATGACGCCGCCGCGGTACTTCGAAGCGGACGGTGCCGCGGTCCTTCCCGACGGGGCGCTCGCCGGTGACGGCGTGTTCCTCTTCGAGAGCCGGCTCGATGCGACGACCACGGACTTGGATTTTTCCATCTACATGCTTCCCGACTCCGGGCAGTTTCGCGATCTCATCGTCGGGAAGGCCGCGCCGGCCGCAGCGCCGGGAGCCGAGGCGGCCGGGGGAAGCGACGACGTCAGCGGCCCCGAGGTTCCGTACGAATCGCTGTCGACGTTCGCGTCGCTGGCGAAGCGGGGCTCCGCGAACGCCGCGGACAACATCGCGATGATGACCGGGCTGGAGACGACAGTCGACGTGAGCCGGCTCCGGTTCGTCCCCCTCGCCGACGTGCCGGCCGAAGTCGGCGTCGAGCCGCACGCCGGGACGGTGTTCGAGCTACAGGGCAAACCGAGCGGCTACCTCGCGATCCTCTTCGAGGAGTCGTCCGCGGCGACCATCGCCGAGGCGATGCTCCCGATGGAGCCGGACGAGCCGCTCGGAGACATGGCCGAGAACGCCCTCTGTGAACTCGGCAACGTGATGACGAGCGGCTTCATCGACGGATGGGCGAACGTGCTCGGCACGTCCATCGCGCACTCGCCGCCCGAGTTCGTCCACGACATCGGCTCCTCGACGATCAGCCCGCTTGTCGCGAAGCTGAGTCAGCGACAGGACTACGGGTTCGTGATAGACGCCGCGATCCGGACGGAGGGCGTCGAGGCGCGGTGTGACGTGTACGCGCTCCCTGACGAGCGCGAACTGGCCGACGCGCTCGCACAGCTCTCGGAGCCGTGA
- the cheY gene encoding chemotaxis protein CheY — protein MATRVLIADDSEFMRNLLREILEGEFEVVGEAENGVEAVNMYEEHGPDLVMMDIVMPIRDGIEATTEIMEENPEATVIMCTSVGQEEKMKAAIKAGAEGYITKPFQKPNVLDAIGSAV, from the coding sequence ATGGCAACGCGCGTGCTCATCGCGGACGATTCGGAGTTCATGCGGAATCTCCTGCGAGAGATCCTCGAAGGGGAGTTCGAGGTCGTCGGCGAGGCGGAAAACGGTGTGGAGGCGGTCAACATGTACGAGGAGCACGGACCGGACCTCGTGATGATGGACATCGTGATGCCCATCCGGGACGGGATCGAGGCGACGACGGAGATCATGGAGGAGAACCCCGAGGCGACCGTGATCATGTGTACGAGCGTCGGTCAGGAGGAGAAGATGAAGGCCGCAATTAAGGCGGGCGCAGAGGGGTACATCACGAAGCCGTTCCAGAAGCCGAACGTGCTCGACGCCATCGGATCGGCAGTATAA
- a CDS encoding zinc ribbon domain-containing protein produces the protein MKSCPRCEASIDDEARYCAECGAPQTEAAAEELDEYVQRQAQQVAADAGTGGSGGGGGSDDGFSPTEALSDREQLWRRGCYVLGYGTIVVAITQIPRIGAFPLIFGGIAILPPVRRLTAEPLGSPLKREAMAGIYAVFALIGAALLFLL, from the coding sequence ATGAAGTCGTGTCCCCGGTGTGAGGCGTCGATCGATGACGAGGCCCGCTACTGCGCCGAGTGCGGCGCGCCGCAGACCGAAGCGGCCGCAGAGGAACTCGACGAGTACGTGCAGCGACAGGCACAACAGGTGGCGGCCGACGCCGGAACCGGTGGCAGTGGGGGCGGCGGTGGCTCCGACGACGGATTCTCCCCCACCGAGGCGCTCTCCGACCGCGAACAGCTCTGGCGACGGGGGTGTTACGTGCTCGGCTACGGGACGATCGTGGTCGCGATCACACAGATACCGCGGATCGGCGCGTTCCCCCTGATATTCGGCGGGATCGCGATACTCCCGCCGGTCCGCCGACTCACGGCAGAACCGCTCGGAAGTCCGCTGAAACGCGAGGCCATGGCCGGTATCTACGCCGTGTTCGCGCTGATCGGTGCCGCGTTACTGTTCCTGTTGTAG
- a CDS encoding archaellin/type IV pilin N-terminal domain-containing protein, producing the protein MFETILDEEERGQVGIGTLIVFIAMVLVAAIAAGVLINTAGFLQSQAEATGQESTDLVSDRIEVVSATGIVGSAADGNLSQINIVVTTAPGADDIDLNETVIQAVGPEGENTLTLNSGGSAGADEFGIEGVSDSSNAVLNSENDEFTLILDPTTDPFGSGSSTFGEGDEATLDIVSPASAVTTVELNSPDLYNTDNEAVRL; encoded by the coding sequence ATGTTCGAAACAATATTAGATGAGGAAGAGCGCGGTCAAGTGGGGATCGGAACCCTCATCGTGTTCATCGCGATGGTGCTCGTGGCGGCGATCGCCGCGGGTGTTCTGATCAACACGGCCGGGTTCCTCCAGTCGCAGGCGGAGGCAACTGGTCAAGAAAGTACCGACCTCGTGTCCGATCGGATCGAAGTCGTGAGTGCGACGGGAATCGTTGGCAGTGCCGCTGATGGTAATCTCAGCCAGATCAACATCGTTGTTACGACCGCACCAGGCGCGGACGATATTGACCTGAACGAAACAGTGATTCAGGCCGTCGGTCCAGAAGGAGAAAACACACTGACGCTGAATTCAGGCGGCAGTGCCGGTGCCGACGAGTTTGGAATCGAGGGAGTCAGTGATTCAAGCAACGCAGTACTCAACAGTGAGAATGATGAGTTCACTCTCATCCTCGATCCAACGACAGATCCGTTCGGATCTGGTAGCTCTACGTTCGGTGAAGGCGACGAGGCAACTCTTGACATCGTGTCACCCGCATCCGCGGTAACTACGGTCGAACTCAACTCGCCTGACCTCTACAATACCGACAACGAAGCGGTCCGGCTCTAA
- a CDS encoding archaellin/type IV pilin N-terminal domain-containing protein, whose amino-acid sequence MFEAIMDEEERGQVGIGTLIVFIAMVLVAAIAAGVLINTAGFLQTQAEATGEESTSQVSDRLQIVSTSGTVNGDQNISNVTFIVATSPGSGPIDLSQTTVEFVGEGGQDRFDVQSSNITNIIGTSGDVLTDNSDRKEVTFAISDLDYNGNALGEDERVTVTFTTSSGASTVKEIRVPTTITSEDSSVRL is encoded by the coding sequence ATGTTCGAAGCAATCATGGACGAGGAAGAGCGCGGTCAAGTGGGGATCGGAACCCTCATCGTGTTCATCGCGATGGTGCTCGTGGCGGCGATCGCCGCGGGTGTTCTGATCAACACGGCCGGCTTCCTTCAGACGCAGGCTGAGGCAACGGGCGAAGAGAGTACAAGTCAGGTGAGCGACCGGCTGCAGATCGTCAGCACATCAGGAACGGTCAACGGCGACCAGAATATCTCGAATGTCACGTTTATCGTGGCGACCTCACCGGGATCTGGTCCGATCGATCTTAGCCAGACGACCGTAGAGTTTGTCGGGGAGGGTGGTCAAGATCGGTTCGATGTTCAGTCATCAAACATCACAAACATCATCGGTACAAGTGGTGATGTCTTGACTGATAACAGCGACCGCAAAGAGGTCACCTTCGCTATCAGTGATCTTGACTACAACGGTAACGCACTCGGCGAGGATGAGCGGGTCACGGTAACGTTCACTACTTCCTCCGGTGCGTCCACAGTCAAAGAGATTCGGGTCCCGACGACGATTACGAGCGAGGACAGCTCAGTGAGGCTATAA
- a CDS encoding helix-turn-helix domain-containing protein, which produces MVGDDLITVLGNKYNTDILTATGDAMSAQDLSDELDVPIATCYRRINELEEADLLELHDRPLSDEHRRVKVYRRKVDGVEVDFRDGLTVEVEERSAVKNRLDDVWRDLSSGQ; this is translated from the coding sequence ATGGTGGGAGACGACCTGATCACGGTTCTCGGTAACAAGTACAACACGGACATCCTGACCGCGACGGGCGACGCGATGTCGGCGCAGGACCTCAGCGACGAGCTCGACGTGCCGATCGCGACGTGTTACCGACGGATCAACGAACTCGAGGAGGCGGATCTCCTCGAACTCCACGACCGGCCGCTCTCGGACGAACACCGTCGAGTGAAGGTGTACCGCCGGAAGGTCGACGGAGTCGAGGTCGACTTCCGCGACGGGCTCACGGTCGAAGTTGAAGAACGCTCCGCGGTGAAGAACCGCCTCGACGACGTCTGGCGGGACCTCTCGTCCGGCCAGTGA
- a CDS encoding ATPase domain-containing protein — protein MSELVSTGVEGLDSILTGGITERSTVLVSGNPGTGKSIFGIQYLHHGATEHGERGVYVSFEEDESDIRGAAESIGLDGFGDLVDDGDIVILDKREMLRETDFSTAVDHLLDTVEDGEFDRLVLDSLSMFQLFFDAEQEKRTYLLKFSDILKANGLTSLLINEQGAVFPDTEVGLENFLTDGNIYFIQTPTDSGVNRYVWVAKMRKQDIDTDIFPMEIGEGGITVHERAGGFSMMGRSDEPSF, from the coding sequence ATGTCTGAACTCGTCTCCACCGGGGTCGAGGGGCTCGACTCGATCCTCACCGGCGGTATAACGGAGCGATCGACGGTTCTCGTCTCCGGGAACCCCGGTACCGGTAAGAGTATTTTCGGCATCCAGTACCTCCACCACGGGGCCACGGAACACGGCGAACGCGGTGTGTACGTCTCCTTCGAGGAGGACGAATCCGATATCCGCGGTGCTGCGGAGTCCATCGGCCTCGACGGGTTCGGTGACCTCGTCGACGACGGCGACATCGTGATATTGGATAAACGTGAGATGCTGCGCGAGACTGACTTCTCGACGGCGGTCGATCACCTCCTCGACACGGTCGAAGACGGCGAGTTCGACCGGCTCGTGCTCGATTCGCTGTCGATGTTCCAACTCTTTTTCGACGCCGAACAGGAGAAGCGGACGTACCTCCTGAAGTTCTCCGACATCCTCAAAGCGAACGGTCTTACGTCGCTTTTGATCAACGAGCAGGGAGCGGTCTTCCCCGACACGGAGGTCGGGTTGGAGAACTTCCTCACGGACGGGAACATCTACTTCATCCAGACGCCGACCGATTCCGGCGTCAACCGGTACGTCTGGGTCGCGAAGATGCGGAAACAGGACATCGATACCGACATCTTCCCGATGGAGATCGGCGAGGGGGGGATCACGGTCCACGAGCGGGCCGGCGGGTTCTCGATGATGGGACGGTCCGACGAACCGTCGTTTTAA
- a CDS encoding response regulator transcription factor, translating to MSDPSVLVVEDEPDIAALYAGFLEERYDVAVAETAADAIEQVDATFDVVLLDRRLPDGSGDDVLDHIRDAGYDCRVAMVTAVEPDFDIVDMGFDLYLTKPVSRSKLLAAIDTLLTRSEYDDLIQEAAALASKRAVLNSQKPAAQREGNEAYSELVERLDDIDADIDDLGESLSSDDYRAMFRDIGEA from the coding sequence GTGAGCGATCCCTCGGTTCTCGTCGTCGAGGACGAGCCTGACATCGCCGCGCTGTACGCCGGCTTCCTCGAAGAGCGATACGACGTGGCCGTCGCTGAAACGGCCGCGGACGCGATCGAGCAGGTCGACGCCACGTTCGACGTTGTACTGCTCGATCGCCGGCTTCCGGACGGGAGCGGTGACGACGTGCTCGACCACATCCGCGACGCCGGCTACGACTGCCGCGTCGCGATGGTCACCGCGGTCGAGCCCGACTTCGACATCGTCGACATGGGATTCGACCTGTATCTCACCAAGCCGGTCAGTCGCTCGAAGCTGCTAGCGGCGATCGACACCCTCCTGACGCGGAGCGAGTACGACGACCTCATTCAAGAGGCCGCCGCGCTCGCCAGCAAGCGCGCAGTCCTCAACTCACAGAAGCCCGCCGCTCAGCGGGAGGGTAACGAGGCGTACTCCGAACTGGTCGAGCGACTCGACGACATCGACGCGGATATCGACGACCTCGGCGAGTCGCTCTCGTCCGACGACTACCGGGCGATGTTCCGCGATATCGGCGAAGCCTGA
- a CDS encoding molybdopterin-dependent oxidoreductase — MPTDLTGRDLLLATAAGAAAVAGSYLATGWSRSFVVSPLDQAIVNRTPGPIVTVAIETLGDSGHLLHVALALAVAAGLFGALSLVGQRIAVRTDRLSAGVAAAGVGSWLLAVGMTGALSPALGAALPVAVITALGSGGSTSDDTQPVDAARRRVLRTVSGSLAFVVAAVIGREAFEAGPGPGETPEPLPDAPRSEGVETRIRDVESASLTLESDDLLGMVSPIGEFYNVDIAQLDPDVTAAEWSLTFTGEIGPGRTVTFDDLIDRPVEHRAISLRCVGERVNGRKLDTAVWTGTPIRPLLESVDPAGDCHCAMVRGEDGYYVQFPVEVLAEGFLAWGMNGKVLPTGHGHPVRVLIPGHWGETNVKWLSEIELLNVEEDGYWEERGWEGTGEVKTVAKLWDEGITELSDGRIELAGHAYAGTRGIERVDVSTDGGGSWTDAVLSDPLPDGDVWRQWRHVFDPDGTHDVVVRAVDGAGTAQAREQSDPSPSGASGWVRRTVGE; from the coding sequence ATGCCCACCGATCTCACGGGTCGTGACCTCCTCCTCGCGACCGCGGCCGGCGCGGCCGCGGTCGCCGGCTCGTACCTCGCCACCGGCTGGTCGCGCTCGTTCGTCGTTTCCCCGCTTGACCAAGCGATCGTCAACCGAACGCCTGGACCCATCGTGACGGTCGCCATCGAGACGCTCGGCGATTCGGGGCACCTGTTACACGTCGCGCTGGCGCTCGCCGTCGCTGCCGGCCTGTTCGGTGCGCTGTCTCTGGTCGGACAGCGGATCGCGGTGAGAACCGACCGCCTCTCGGCCGGCGTCGCGGCGGCCGGTGTCGGGTCGTGGCTGCTCGCCGTCGGAATGACGGGAGCACTCAGTCCGGCACTCGGGGCTGCACTTCCCGTGGCAGTGATAACCGCGCTCGGTAGCGGCGGGTCGACGAGTGACGATACACAGCCCGTCGACGCGGCGCGCCGACGGGTGCTCCGCACGGTCTCGGGGTCGCTCGCGTTCGTCGTCGCGGCGGTCATCGGACGCGAGGCGTTCGAGGCCGGTCCCGGGCCGGGAGAGACACCCGAGCCGCTCCCCGACGCCCCGCGATCAGAGGGTGTCGAGACCCGTATCCGAGACGTCGAATCGGCCTCGCTCACGCTCGAAAGCGACGACCTCCTCGGGATGGTGAGTCCGATAGGCGAGTTCTACAACGTCGACATCGCGCAACTCGACCCGGACGTCACCGCGGCCGAGTGGTCGCTGACGTTCACCGGCGAGATCGGCCCCGGGCGGACGGTCACGTTCGACGACCTGATCGACCGTCCCGTCGAACACCGAGCGATCTCCCTGCGATGCGTCGGCGAACGGGTGAACGGGCGAAAGCTCGACACCGCCGTCTGGACCGGCACCCCGATCCGGCCGCTTCTCGAGTCGGTCGACCCCGCGGGCGACTGCCACTGCGCGATGGTGCGCGGCGAGGACGGCTACTACGTCCAGTTCCCGGTCGAGGTGCTCGCCGAGGGGTTCCTCGCGTGGGGGATGAACGGGAAGGTGCTTCCCACCGGACACGGCCACCCGGTCCGCGTGCTGATCCCCGGCCACTGGGGCGAGACGAACGTGAAGTGGCTCTCGGAGATCGAGCTGCTGAACGTCGAAGAGGACGGCTACTGGGAGGAGCGCGGCTGGGAGGGGACGGGCGAGGTGAAGACGGTCGCCAAGCTCTGGGACGAGGGGATCACGGAGCTGTCCGACGGCCGGATCGAACTCGCCGGCCACGCCTACGCCGGGACGCGCGGGATCGAGCGGGTCGACGTCTCGACTGACGGCGGCGGCTCGTGGACCGACGCGGTCCTCTCCGATCCCCTCCCCGACGGGGACGTCTGGCGACAGTGGCGACACGTCTTCGATCCGGACGGGACACACGACGTGGTCGTCCGCGCGGTCGACGGCGCGGGGACCGCGCAGGCCCGAGAGCAGTCGGACCCGTCGCCGTCAGGCGCGTCCGGCTGGGTCCGTCGGACCGTCGGCGAGTGA